One Solanum pennellii chromosome 10, SPENNV200 genomic region harbors:
- the LOC107001727 gene encoding cytochrome P450 94C1-like, protein MNHLDVSWWLKSFHVYSILIFIIISLFSLIFYMVRVKLWCNCEICHAYITTSWSSQFINLCDWYTHLLKESPTRTIHIHVLGNIITSNTQNVEYMLKTRFDNYPKGKTFSTILGDFLGRGIFNVDGDLWRFQKRMSSLELGKVSIRSYAFEVVKNEIDKRLVPLLDEYKQGGVLDFQDVFRRFSFDCICRFSFGLDPKCLESSLPMSQFALSFDLASKLSAKRAMTTSPIVWKIKRFFNIGSEKELREAIKVINILAQEVIRQKRKLGFSNHRDLLSRFMGSISDETYLRDIVISFLLAGRDTIASALTSFFYVIGNNPQVTKAIREEANRVLGPNEDLTSYEQMSELHYLQACVYESMRLYPPIQFDSKFCLEDDFLLDGTFVKKGTRVTYHPYAMGRMEELWGCDALEFKPQRWLKDGVFVQENPFKYPVFQAGLRVCLGKEMALVEVKSVALSLLRRFHVELAQPYHHTPRFSPGLTASFNGGLLVSVRQISS, encoded by the coding sequence ATGAATCATCTTGATGTTTCTTGGTGGCTGAAGTCTTTTCATGTCTATTCTATTCTTATCTTCATCATaatttctctattttctctAATATTTTATATGGTGAGGGTAAAACTTTGGTGCAATTGTGAAATTTGCCATGCTTACATCACAACAAGTTGGTCTTCACAATTCATCAATTTGTGTGATTGGTATACACATCTTTTAAAAGAATCACCAACAAGAACAATACACATACATGTTCTTGGCAATATCATAACTTCAAATACTCAAAATGTTGAGTATATGCTCAAAACAAGATTTGATAATTATCCAAAAGGGAAAACTTTCTCTACTATCTTGGGTGATTTTCTTGGTAGAGGAATATTTAATGTTGATGGGGATTTATGGAGATTTCAAAAAAGGATGTCAAGTCTTGAGCTTGGAAAAGTTTCTATAAGATCATATGCATTTGAAGTGGTGAAAAATGAGATTGACAAAAGGCTTGTTCCACTTTTAGATGAATATAAACAAGGTGGGGTTCTTGATTTTCAAGATGTTTTTAGAAGATTTTCATTTGATTGTATTTGTAGATTCTCTTTTGGATTAGACCCTAAATGTTTAGAATCCTCACTCCCTATGTCACAATTTGCTCTTTCCTTTGACCTAGCATCAAAATTATCAGCTAAAAGAGCTATGACAACATCACCTATAGTTTGGAAAATCAAGAGATTTTTCAACATAGGGAGTGAAAAAGAGTTGAGGGAAGCAATAAAAGTGATCAATATTCTAGCACAAGAAGTTATAAGGCAAAAGAGAAAATTAGGTTTTTCAAATCATAGGGATCTTCTTTCAAGGTTCATGGGATCAATAAGTGATGAAACTTATTTGAGAGATATTGTCATAAGCTTTCTACTAGCCGGTAGGGACACTATAGCATCCGCGTTAACAAGTTTCTTTTATGTGATTGGAAACAATCCACAAGTCACTAAAGCCATTAGAGAAGAAGCTAATCGAGTTCTAGGTCCAAATGAAGATCTCACAAGTTATGAACAAATGAGTGAGCTTCATTATCTACAAGCATGTGTTTATGAAAGTATGAGACTTTACCCTCCTATACAATTTGATTCAAAGTTTTGTTTAGAGGATGATTTTTTACTTGATGGGACTTTTGTGAAAAAGGGAACAAGGGTTACTTATCATCCTTATGCTATGGGAAGAATGGAAGAATTATGGGGTTGTGATGCTTTGGAGTTTAAGCCTCAAAGATGGTTGAAAGATGGGGTTTTTGTCCAAGAAAATCCATTCAAGTATCCAGTATTTCAAGCTGgacttagggtgtgtttgggTAAAGAAATGGCACTTGTTGAGGTTAAAAGTGTGGCTCTCTCTTTACTAAGGAGATTTCACGTCGAATTAGCTCAACCATATCATCACACCCCTCGATTCTCTCCTGGCCTTACTGCCTCTTTCAACGGTGGCTTATTAGTTTCAGTGCGACAAATAAGTTCATAA